The region TGCATATCGGCGGCAAGAAGGTGGACGAGCAGCACGTAGTCTAAGCAACGCACTGCCCTGTGCTGCTTCAGCAACAAACAGAAAAGCCGCTTTCGAGCGGCTTTTCTGTTTTCCGGGGCAGTTGAAACCGGGCCTGATAGCCGCCTATCCGACCGTGGTTTCGCGCACGGCCTTCCTTCCCGATCCAGCACGCACCTTCACGGTTCTGGCGCTCTTCGCACCATGCGCACTTTGAAGATCCCGCATGAAGTTATCGCGCCACACCGACACGTTGTTCTCGCGCAGCTGCACCATCATGTCGCGATGACGCGCCTGACGCTCCGCAAGCGGCATCTCCAGCGCCATAGCGAGCGCCTCGGCCATACCGTCGATATCGACCGGATTCACGATCAACGCGCCATCCAGTTCCTGCGCGGCGCCGGCAAAGCGCGACAGCACGAGCACGCCCGGATTCTCCGGATCCTGCGCCGACACATACTCCTTGGCGACGAGGTTCATGCCGTCGCGCAACGGCGTGACGTAACCGACATGCGCCGTGCGAAACAGCGCGGCCAGCACCGAGCGCTCGTACTGCTTATGGATGTACAGGATCGGCGTCCAGTCCAGTTCGGCAAAGCGGCCATTGATACGCCCCGACTCCCCTTCGAGCTGCAAACGGATGTCCTGATACGCGTGCATGTCGGCACGCGTCGGCGGGGCGATTTGCAGGAACGACACCTTGTTGCGTTGCGCAGTGGAATGTTCCAGCAGGCGCTCGAACGCACGAAACCGCTCGACCAGCCCCTTCGAATAATCGAGGCGGTCCACGCTCATGATCAGCTTGCGCGCATGCAGCGCCGTCTTCATCGTGCGCACCGGCTTGCCGCGCTCGCCCGCTTTCGCAAGCTCGGCGATTTCGTCCGGGTAGACGCCGATCGGGTAAGCCGCCGCACGCAGGGTGCGACCGAACGCATGGACGGTCAGCGGGCGGCTGGCCGACACGTCGACCGTGCCGTTCGCCTCGTTGACGATGTAATCGCAGAACGCCCGTAAATCCGGCGCGGTCTGGAAGCCGAGCAGATCGAATGAACAGAGCGCTTCGACCAGCTCGCGATGCGGCGGCACTCCCAGCAACACCTGCGAAGCCGGAAACGGAATATGCAGAAAGAAGCCGATGCGATTTTTCACACCGGCCGCCCGCAACGCCTGGGCGAACGGAATCAGGTGATAGTCGTGGACCCAGATCACGTCGTCTTCGCGCAATAGCGGCACGAGCTGCTGGGCGAGCCACGCATTGACGCGGCAATAGCCTTCGAAGTCGTGCCGATCGTACTGCAGCAGATCGGCGCGATAGTGGAACGCGGGCCACAGCGTGGCGTTCGAGAAACCACGGTAATACTGATCGTAGTCGCGGCGCATCAGCGCGATGGTCGCGAAGGTCACAGGTCCGCGCTCTTCCACCTTGATCTGCGGCTGGCCCGAGCTGAGCACGTCGCCGCTCCAGCCGAACCACATGCCGCCGGTTTCCTTCAGCGCGTCGTACACGCCGACCGCCAGACCGCCCGCCGCCGGGCCGCCCTCCGAGATTGGCGCAACCCGGTTCGATACGATGATCAGTCGGCTCATGAAGCGCAATTCCCGATGCAGTAAGTCATGGTCGTTGAGTGATACGGCGTCATCGGCGGCGTCACCATCACGCTCCGCGCGCGGCCGCGACAATCGATTCCAGCCAGTCGAGCAGCGCCGTTACCGACTCGACGCGCGTATGCGCCATCGTGTCGCCCGCCCCCACCTTGATCGACAGACCGCCACGCTCGTTGACGACGGCAAAGCCTTTCTCGTCGGTCAGGTCGTCGCCGGCAAACACCGCCGTACGGCCGACAAACGGCGGCTCGTCCAGGAACGCGCGGATTGCGCGGCCCTTGTCGACATCCTTCGGTTTGATTTCGTAGACCATCTTGCCCGGCTGCAACACATACGAGCCGGGGTAATCGGCAACCAGCCGCCCGGTCGCCTCGCGCGCCACCGGCTCGCGGTCGGGTGCGTTGCGGTAGTGCAGCGCCAGCGCCGCGCCTTTGATCTCGAGCAGCATGCCGGGGTGTTCGTTGACGACCTGCGCGAGCACCTGCTCCATGCGCAACAGCCGCTCATCGTGAAAGCCGATGCGCTGCGTGTCGCCGTTCGCGTCGCGCCGCTCGGCGCCATGCAGACCGGCGATCGGCAAATCGGGCATGCCGAGAAAACTGTCGATGCTGTCGATGCCGCGGCCCGACACGATCGCGACCGCGCCGTTCGTGAGACTGCGCAACTCGCTCAGCAAGCCGATCACGCGCGGTTGCACCAGCACGCCGTCCGGCGTGGGCGCGAGTTCGACGAGCGTGCCGTCGAAGTCGAAGAAAAATGCCGTCTCACCAGGAGACAGAACAGCCGGAAGTGCCTGCATCGGTTAATTTTGCCTTTCAGCCTTCTGCGGCCGGAAAAGTGTGCGCATCTTACCGCGCATCCGTCAATTTTTCGAGAAAGTAAGCCGGGACACAAGCCCAGCCTGGCGGCGCAGCCTATGCCACTCACGCCTGCGTTCAAAAAGAGAACAGTCCGCCTTCGGCGAACTTTCAGCCGCCTGCGTCAAATTGCCTCGCAAACCGCGCGCCCGCGGGCGCCGGGTGACGTCAGCGGATATTTTGCGATACAGTCGCAGCCACGCGGACCATTGCAGCGACGACCCATTCGCACACTATGACGGGCTACGCGCTTTTGCACGAACCACGCCACGTCCATTTACGGGCAGCTTCACGCGCCGCTCTTCAATCGAGTATTTGAACCCTGCTTTGTTCCCCATCATCTCGTCCCACCACCAACAGCCGAACCTCTTGACGCCGCGCCAGCCATGGCCCGGGCGCCTGGTCGCGCTGGCCGTCATGGTGGGCGTGCTCGGCGCGCTAGCGGGCTGCACGCACCGCACCGAACCGTTCCAGTTGACCAACGTAACCGGCCACTTGCCGGATCTCGATTTAACGCTAACGAGTGACGACGGCCGCGCCGTAACCGGTGATTCGTTTAAAGGCCGCACGTCGCTCGTCTACTTTGGTTATACCCATTGTCCGGACGTCTGCCCAGAAACGATGGGCCGCCTGATGCGGGTTCTCGGCAAACTCGGCCCGGACGCGCAAAAAGTGCGCATCCTGTTCATCACCGTCGACCCGGCACGCGACACGCCCAAAGCCTTGCACGATTACATCGGCGCCTTCGATTCGCAACACGCCGAAGGCCTGACCGGCACCGACTGGCAGATCGAATCGCTCGCCAAGCGTTACCGGGTCGCCTATCAGATGGAAAAGGGCGACCCCAACGGCAACTACGAAGTCACCCATAGCTCGGCCGTCTACGTGTTCGATCAGCAGGGCCACGCGCGCCTGCTCGCCACCGATCACGATACTCCCGATACGATCGCGCAAGACCTGCGCCGTATCATTGATGACCATTCCTGACCTTTCCCGAGTTCATCCATGTCGATCAAAGTCAAAACGTTCGCTGCACTGAGCTGCACCGTCGCCCTCTCGTTCGGTTTCGCTTCGGCAGCGCTTGCCGCCGGTGCTAACACCATCACAGCCAAAGACGCGTGGGTGCGCTGGCTACCGAACAACCTCCCCGCCGCCGGCTACGTAACGCTGGTGAACGCGAGCGACAAGCCGATCGACCTCGTCGATATTTCCAGCAACGACTACGGCGACGCGATGCTGCATCAAACCGTGTCGAACGGTTCGACGCAGAAGATGGTGATGGTCGACAAGCTGACCGTGCCCGCCCACGGCCAGGTAGCGATCGCGCCGGGCGGCTATCACGTGATGCTTGAAGACGCGAAGCACAAGGTCGCACCGGGCGACACCGTGCATCTGACGCTGAAGTTCTCCGACGGCGAAACACTCGATACGCCGTTCGCCGTCAAGTCCCCCGCCCAGACCAAGTAACGCCTTGCGATGAACCTGCTCTACTGGCTCGACCCTTGGGAGTTTTCGCCGACCGTCGTTATCGCCTTGCTGGTGCCGGCGATTCTGTTCGTGCGCGGTGCGCACAAGGCGAAGGTGTCGATTCTCCGGCGCATTTCTTTCTGGTTCGGGCTGGTCGCGTTGTATGTCGCACTGCACACGCGGCTCGATTATTTCTTCGAGCATGAGTTCTTCATGCATCGCGCACAACATCTGGTGCTGCATCACCTCGGGCCGTTCTTTATTGCGCTCTCTTATCCGGGTGCCGCGTTGCGCGCGGGCATTCCATTCAGCTGGCGGCAGCACTTCGTGCGGCCCGCGCTGGAGACCCCGGTAGTCCGCAAGCTGCTCGACGTCGTGATGCATCCGGTGGTTGCGGTCACGTTGTTCGTCGGGCTGATCTACTTCTGGCTGATGTCGCCGATTCATTTCGTGGCGATGCTCGACTGGCGGCTCTATCGCGTCATGAACTGGAGCATGGTGATCGACGGCCTGTTGTTCTGGTGGCTCGTGCTCGATCCGCGGCCCGCGCCGCCGGCACGTTTGTCGCCCGGCAAGCGCGTACTGGTCGTGATCGCCGCGATTCCGCCGCAGATCATCCTCGGCGCGTTTATCTTCTTTACGCCGCACGAACTGTATCCGATCTACTCGATCTGCGGCCGCGCCTTCACGTGGCTGAGCCCCATGCGCGATCAGCAGATCGGCGGGCTGTTACTGTGGATTCCGGGCTCGATGATGAGCGTGATCGGCGCGCTGGTAGCGTTGCGTCACTGGATGCGCTTGTCGGCACGCGGACGTCTGCGCAGCGAGCGGCGTGCAAAGGCGAAACAAGGCTTGGCGCAGCCCACGTCAGCGCCTGCGAGCAGCCACCGCTGAAATTTCGAAACTATTGAAGTCGCGGCGATTGAAGCCGGCCGGCGCACGCGCGCCGAGTCCGGTTGCAACCTGGCTTATTAGGCCGAACGCATCCACACGTGCGGGATGCCATCCTCTACGTGAATCTCCGACACCGGCGTAAAGCCGAACGCGCCGTAGAAGCCTTGCAGATGCGCTTGCGCATGCAAACGGATCGGCGTGGCGGGCCACTGCGCACGGATATGCGTGAGCGAGCGTTCGAGCATCGCGTTGCCGAGGCCGATGCCGCGGAATTCCGCGGTTGTCAGGACGCGGCCGATGCGGATATCGGTGTCGTCGGCGTCCGGCAGCAGCACGCGCAGATAGCCCGCGAGCGGCGGACCTTTGATGTTGGACGCGTTGCCGGGACCAAACGCGAACAGATGCCAGGCATCTGCATCGAGCCCGTCGATATCGCCATACACGCAGTTCTGCTCGACCACGAACACCGCGCTGCGCGCGGCCAGCATCGCATAGACTTCGGCGGGGGTGAGGTCTTCGAACGCTTTCCAGCGCCATTCGAGTTGCGCCAGTCGCGTGGCGGCGGTTTGCTGCGGTTCAGTCATGGAAAGTCTTCAAAGGAAGCGCGCCTTAACGGGCGGAGGCAATGCGGAATTATGCCGCGCGTGGCGGCCTAGGCTAATCCGCCCGACCGCAAACCCGCTAGCTGCTAACAAAAACCGGCTCGACGGACTGCGCGAGACATTCGATCAGATTACCGGGCCCGCACAAATGCAGCGCGCCCACCACCACCAAGGTCCGCTCCGGCCGTCCGAGCAACGCTTTCACACGCGCCGCCCACGCGCGATTGCGCGTATCGAGAATGGCGTGGCGGATGCCGGGCAGGTTGAACATAGGCGATTCGACGGCAATCTGATGCACGGCCGGCAAATCGCCATGCAGCCAGGCAACGTGCATCCGTTCGAGCGTGCGCTGCGGTTCGTCGAGATCGGACATGAGCATGCCGAGCGCGGTGCCAACTGCTTCGAGCGGAATCGATTCGAGCGACGCCGCCACTTCCTCTGCGGTCTCGAGATACTGGTACGGTTTGGCTTGCGTCAGCGCCGAGCGCAGCATGCGCGGCTCGACGCCTTCGACGACCTGCTGGAACAGCGTTGGCGCGACGATCAGCGCGGCCCAAGGACGCAAATCGATGAGCGGCGCCAACGGACCTTCCGCGGGCCACACTGCGTGTAGCTGATTCCAGGCATCGGCGGACAGCAAGGGCTGCAGTTGATCGGCACCGCCCCGCGGGGGCGCCTTCAGAAACGGCAGGATCGTCGGTGGATCGGATTCGAAGACCAGCGATTCGGCCCAGTCATATGCTTCGGTGATCCATGGCGGCGTTCTGCGGCTCGTCGCCGGAAACAGATGCATCGAGCCGAGCAGACGGACGTTGGTGCCGGTGAGTTGTAGGTACATGCAGCCTCGTGAGGACAGGCAATTGCGCAAAGAGGCAATCGGGCCATTCAATCGACGGCGCGCAGCGCGGCAGACCGTCTTGCGGTCCCTAGCCAGGCGGTCTGCACCGTGAACGCGACGAACAGCAGGAAGATGATCTGCGAAACGTACAGGTCCATGCGGATCGGATGGTGCAACGCGAACCATGAATTGTGCACCACGTCGGTCACGATGACGGTGACGCAGAGGATCAGCCCTGCGAGCGGACTCGACAGCAGCAGTAGAGCGGTTAGCGGATCGATGAAGAGCAATGACGTCCAGTAGATTCGCGTCAGCGGCGCCGCACCGCCGTAGTCCCACCAGAGTCCGTGGACCAGGGCCACTTGCAGATGTGTCCAGGTGGCGCCGCAGAGGCATAGCGCGTAGACCAGGCGCAGGTAGAAGGAGCGGCGTTCGCGGTCTGGGATACGCATGGCTGGCCTGTTTTGCAGCAAACGGGATGAGAAAAAAACCCTTGGACTTGCACCCACTGGAGTGCGCCCATGCTGGGCGCACAAAAAAGAAAAGCCCCGACGAGTCGGGGCTTTTCTTTACATCAACTACTGGAGGCGCGAGCCGGAGTCGAACCGGCCTAAACGGCTTTGCAGGCCGCTGCATAACCGCTTTGCTATCGCGCCGCAAGCGGACTGGAACCTAGCTGCAGATTCTCAGATTTGCCTGGTGGGTAACCGTAAGGACCGGCCCACCAAACAAAAAGGGAAGCGTTGCTTCCCCTTATGTATGGAGCGGGAGACGAGGCTCGAACTCGCGACCTCAACCTTGGCAAGGTTGCGCTCTACCAACTGAGCTACTCCCGCATTGCCCTACTTCACAACGCCTTGCATTTTCACTTCGCCAAACAACGCGCTGCTTCAAAAATTGGAGCGGGAGACGAGGCTCGAACTCGCGACCTCAACCTTGGCAAGGTTGCGCTCTACCAACTGAGCTACTCCCGCATTGTGCTGCTTTTGCACTGCTTTTATTACGCTAACTGCTGCCTTGTTACTGCAACTGCACTCTTACTGCCACCGACGTTTCGAACTGCGTGCATCGGAGAAACGAGATTATGGAGAAACGACTGAAACGTGTCAACCCCTTTTGCGAATGTCTTTAACTGAAAAGATTTCGCTCACGCTTGCGCGACGTTCGGACACCCTTCAGCCACCCCGGCGTTGCGCCTCGATCGTTCTGCAATCAGGCAACGCCACCCCGCTCGCGGATCTGCGGCCATGCGAGTTTCATGTAATAGAGCATCGACCAGATCGTCAGGAACGCGGCCAGATAGATCAGCCACAGGCCCCACACACGCGTATCGACAGAGACTCCGCTGCCAAACGGCAACGGCCCGTAGAACAGCAACATCGGAATCGCGACCATCTGGCAAACGGTCTTGAACTTGCCGAGAGAATTCACCGCAACGCTCTTCGATGCGCCGATCTGCGCCATCCACTCACGCAGCGCCGAGATCGCGATCTCGCGTCCGACGATCACCAGCGCTATCGCCGAATCGATCCGCGCGAGTTGCACGAGCACCAGCAACGCTGCCGTCACCATCAGCTTGTCAGCGACCGGGTCGAGAAACGCGCCGAACGCCGAGGTCTGATTCCATTTGCGGGCCAGAAAGCCGTCGAACCAGTCGGTGAGCGCCGCCAGAATGAAGATCGTCGCGGCCGCCAGATTGCGGTGTGCCGGGCTCATCATCATGTCGGGCAAATAAAACACGCCGACGACGAGCGGAATCAGGACGATCCGCAGCCAAGTCAGGAAAATCGGAAAATTA is a window of Paraburkholderia phytofirmans OLGA172 DNA encoding:
- the pgsA gene encoding CDP-diacylglycerol--glycerol-3-phosphate 3-phosphatidyltransferase translates to MPFNFPIFLTWLRIVLIPLVVGVFYLPDMMMSPAHRNLAAATIFILAALTDWFDGFLARKWNQTSAFGAFLDPVADKLMVTAALLVLVQLARIDSAIALVIVGREIAISALREWMAQIGASKSVAVNSLGKFKTVCQMVAIPMLLFYGPLPFGSGVSVDTRVWGLWLIYLAAFLTIWSMLYYMKLAWPQIRERGGVA
- a CDS encoding SCO family protein, which gives rise to MVGVLGALAGCTHRTEPFQLTNVTGHLPDLDLTLTSDDGRAVTGDSFKGRTSLVYFGYTHCPDVCPETMGRLMRVLGKLGPDAQKVRILFITVDPARDTPKALHDYIGAFDSQHAEGLTGTDWQIESLAKRYRVAYQMEKGDPNGNYEVTHSSAVYVFDQQGHARLLATDHDTPDTIAQDLRRIIDDHS
- the otsA gene encoding alpha,alpha-trehalose-phosphate synthase (UDP-forming), with translation MSRLIIVSNRVAPISEGGPAAGGLAVGVYDALKETGGMWFGWSGDVLSSGQPQIKVEERGPVTFATIALMRRDYDQYYRGFSNATLWPAFHYRADLLQYDRHDFEGYCRVNAWLAQQLVPLLREDDVIWVHDYHLIPFAQALRAAGVKNRIGFFLHIPFPASQVLLGVPPHRELVEALCSFDLLGFQTAPDLRAFCDYIVNEANGTVDVSASRPLTVHAFGRTLRAAAYPIGVYPDEIAELAKAGERGKPVRTMKTALHARKLIMSVDRLDYSKGLVERFRAFERLLEHSTAQRNKVSFLQIAPPTRADMHAYQDIRLQLEGESGRINGRFAELDWTPILYIHKQYERSVLAALFRTAHVGYVTPLRDGMNLVAKEYVSAQDPENPGVLVLSRFAGAAQELDGALIVNPVDIDGMAEALAMALEMPLAERQARHRDMMVQLRENNVSVWRDNFMRDLQSAHGAKSARTVKVRAGSGRKAVRETTVG
- a CDS encoding cytochrome c oxidase assembly protein codes for the protein MNLLYWLDPWEFSPTVVIALLVPAILFVRGAHKAKVSILRRISFWFGLVALYVALHTRLDYFFEHEFFMHRAQHLVLHHLGPFFIALSYPGAALRAGIPFSWRQHFVRPALETPVVRKLLDVVMHPVVAVTLFVGLIYFWLMSPIHFVAMLDWRLYRVMNWSMVIDGLLFWWLVLDPRPAPPARLSPGKRVLVVIAAIPPQIILGAFIFFTPHELYPIYSICGRAFTWLSPMRDQQIGGLLLWIPGSMMSVIGALVALRHWMRLSARGRLRSERRAKAKQGLAQPTSAPASSHR
- the otsB gene encoding trehalose-phosphatase: MQALPAVLSPGETAFFFDFDGTLVELAPTPDGVLVQPRVIGLLSELRSLTNGAVAIVSGRGIDSIDSFLGMPDLPIAGLHGAERRDANGDTQRIGFHDERLLRMEQVLAQVVNEHPGMLLEIKGAALALHYRNAPDREPVAREATGRLVADYPGSYVLQPGKMVYEIKPKDVDKGRAIRAFLDEPPFVGRTAVFAGDDLTDEKGFAVVNERGGLSIKVGAGDTMAHTRVESVTALLDWLESIVAAARGA
- a CDS encoding TraB/GumN family protein, with protein sequence MYLQLTGTNVRLLGSMHLFPATSRRTPPWITEAYDWAESLVFESDPPTILPFLKAPPRGGADQLQPLLSADAWNQLHAVWPAEGPLAPLIDLRPWAALIVAPTLFQQVVEGVEPRMLRSALTQAKPYQYLETAEEVAASLESIPLEAVGTALGMLMSDLDEPQRTLERMHVAWLHGDLPAVHQIAVESPMFNLPGIRHAILDTRNRAWAARVKALLGRPERTLVVVGALHLCGPGNLIECLAQSVEPVFVSS
- a CDS encoding GNAT family N-acetyltransferase — translated: MTEPQQTAATRLAQLEWRWKAFEDLTPAEVYAMLAARSAVFVVEQNCVYGDIDGLDADAWHLFAFGPGNASNIKGPPLAGYLRVLLPDADDTDIRIGRVLTTAEFRGIGLGNAMLERSLTHIRAQWPATPIRLHAQAHLQGFYGAFGFTPVSEIHVEDGIPHVWMRSA
- a CDS encoding copper chaperone PCu(A)C: MSIKVKTFAALSCTVALSFGFASAALAAGANTITAKDAWVRWLPNNLPAAGYVTLVNASDKPIDLVDISSNDYGDAMLHQTVSNGSTQKMVMVDKLTVPAHGQVAIAPGGYHVMLEDAKHKVAPGDTVHLTLKFSDGETLDTPFAVKSPAQTK